The following are encoded in a window of Nibricoccus aquaticus genomic DNA:
- the rpmA gene encoding 50S ribosomal protein L27: MAHKKGAGSTSNGRDSQPQMLGVKKFGGQAVLAGNILVRQRGSKLHAGKNVGTGRDWTLFALKDGTVQYDKAHRKVAIV, encoded by the coding sequence ATGGCGCATAAAAAAGGTGCAGGTTCTACAAGTAACGGTCGCGACAGCCAGCCACAGATGCTCGGCGTCAAGAAGTTCGGCGGACAAGCCGTTCTCGCCGGTAACATTCTCGTCCGTCAGCGCGGCTCCAAACTCCACGCAGGCAAAAACGTCGGCACCGGCCGCGACTGGACCCTCTTCGCACTCAAGGACGGCACCGTCCAGTACGACAAGGCCCACCGCAAGGTCGCCATCGTCTAA
- the rplU gene encoding 50S ribosomal protein L21 yields the protein MKATIKTQGQQFAVSEGDILIVNRYPNSEAGSSVQINEVLSVGEGESFRVGAPLLNGASVTATILENKRSKKIVVFKKKKRKGMERKQGHRQDLSVIKIQSINA from the coding sequence ATGAAAGCGACCATCAAAACACAGGGCCAGCAGTTCGCCGTTTCCGAAGGCGACATCCTGATCGTTAACCGCTACCCCAATTCCGAAGCCGGCTCCTCCGTTCAAATCAACGAGGTTCTCTCCGTCGGTGAAGGCGAAAGCTTCCGCGTCGGCGCCCCCCTCCTCAACGGAGCCAGCGTCACCGCCACGATCCTCGAAAACAAGCGCAGCAAAAAGATCGTCGTCTTCAAAAAGAAGAAACGTAAGGGCATGGAGCGCAAGCAAGGCCACCGTCAGGATCTCTCCGTGATCAAGATTCAATCTATCAACGCTTAA
- a CDS encoding chromosome partitioning protein ParA, with product MNRKVVIILTLLIVLAGGFFGYRSYKAGADRELAARQQAEADAEAARLADAARKRAAAEAEAQRLISLQAEKDAKAAEAELARLRADEAAAEAKRLAAAEEARLATLERERLSAEKAAAEGEARRIAEQRERQAIEAEKARQAALAKLAADEKSKKEAADREAARLAALKRQQELEKQKAEEITQKAELLSRSIYPSDYKRRTHYYLDVDMKNADAEAAVQRPASEKATDKKP from the coding sequence ATGAACCGTAAAGTCGTCATTATCCTCACCCTCCTTATCGTCCTCGCCGGTGGCTTCTTCGGCTACCGTAGCTACAAAGCCGGCGCCGACCGCGAACTCGCCGCCCGCCAGCAAGCCGAGGCCGACGCCGAAGCCGCCCGCCTCGCCGACGCCGCCCGCAAGCGCGCCGCCGCAGAAGCCGAGGCGCAACGCCTCATCTCTCTTCAAGCCGAGAAAGACGCCAAAGCCGCCGAAGCCGAACTCGCCCGCCTCCGCGCCGACGAAGCCGCCGCCGAAGCCAAACGCCTCGCCGCCGCCGAAGAAGCCCGCCTCGCCACCCTAGAACGCGAACGCCTCTCCGCCGAAAAGGCCGCCGCCGAAGGCGAAGCCCGCCGCATCGCCGAACAACGCGAACGCCAGGCCATCGAAGCCGAAAAAGCCCGCCAAGCCGCCCTCGCAAAACTCGCCGCCGACGAAAAATCCAAAAAAGAAGCCGCCGACCGCGAAGCCGCCCGTCTCGCCGCTCTCAAACGCCAGCAAGAACTCGAAAAACAAAAGGCCGAGGAGATCACCCAAAAAGCCGAACTCCTCTCCCGCTCCATCTACCCCAGCGACTACAAGCGCCGCACCCATTACTACCTCGACGTCGATATGAAAAATGCCGATGCCGAAGCCGCCGTTCAAAGACCCGCCAGCGAGAAAGCCACCGACAAGAAACCTTAA
- a CDS encoding rod shape-determining protein produces MSTSSATLEKPSSGFPAASASPFPNPPAAKSAKTKTLLVGFDLGTNKSCVLAGAPGTTDIALSKVVPSVIGYVKEGIVDGIITGNASILFGEDALKNSLHVNLVAPLAEGVVAHADAARDLFKHIRSLVDPSGTAEIRAVIGVPANADQAAREDIRQCALGVFDRILLIPEPFLAALGFREDSRVGQAGYVDPVTNSLFIDIGGGTSDLCLVQGYFPTRDDQACIAFAGDAIDELIQQDLNRTYPNNGLSRLKVRELKESHSYVGPVRKPLDVKVIIGGKSHTLDLGDTIGNACNALIEKIYPSLTALIARAGSDSVVALLQNIIITGGGSQIKGIDTVLQQRLAADGFESPKVRLAGQDYKRYVAMGALKAARAARENQWQHLLA; encoded by the coding sequence ATGAGCACATCCTCCGCCACCCTCGAAAAACCCTCCTCCGGCTTCCCCGCCGCCAGCGCCTCGCCGTTTCCCAATCCCCCCGCTGCCAAGTCCGCGAAAACCAAAACCCTCCTCGTCGGCTTCGACCTCGGTACCAATAAATCCTGCGTCCTCGCCGGCGCGCCCGGCACCACCGACATCGCTCTCAGCAAAGTCGTCCCGAGCGTCATCGGCTACGTGAAGGAAGGCATCGTGGACGGCATCATCACCGGCAACGCCTCCATCCTCTTCGGCGAAGACGCGCTGAAAAATTCTCTCCACGTCAACCTCGTCGCCCCGCTCGCCGAAGGTGTGGTCGCTCACGCCGACGCCGCCCGTGATCTTTTCAAACACATCCGCAGCCTCGTCGATCCCTCCGGCACCGCCGAGATCCGCGCCGTCATCGGCGTCCCCGCCAACGCCGACCAGGCCGCCCGCGAAGACATCCGCCAGTGCGCCCTCGGCGTCTTCGACCGCATCCTCCTCATCCCCGAGCCCTTCCTCGCCGCCCTCGGCTTCCGCGAAGACAGCCGCGTCGGTCAGGCCGGTTACGTCGATCCCGTCACCAACTCCCTCTTCATCGACATCGGCGGAGGCACGAGCGACCTTTGCTTGGTTCAAGGCTACTTCCCCACCCGCGACGACCAGGCCTGCATCGCCTTCGCCGGCGACGCCATCGACGAACTCATCCAGCAAGACCTGAACCGCACGTATCCGAATAACGGACTCTCTCGCCTGAAGGTCCGTGAGCTCAAGGAATCCCACTCCTACGTCGGCCCTGTCCGCAAACCGCTCGACGTCAAAGTCATCATCGGCGGCAAGAGCCACACCCTCGATCTCGGCGACACCATCGGCAACGCCTGCAATGCCCTCATCGAGAAAATCTACCCGTCGCTCACCGCGCTCATCGCCCGCGCCGGTTCCGACAGCGTCGTCGCCCTCCTTCAAAACATCATCATCACCGGCGGCGGCTCGCAGATCAAAGGCATCGACACCGTCCTCCAGCAACGCCTCGCCGCCGATGGTTTTGAGTCCCCGAAAGTCCGCCTCGCCGGTCAGGATTATAAACGCTACGTCGCCATGGGCGCCCTCAAAGCCGCCCGCGCCGCCCGCGAAAACCAGTGGCAGCACCTGCTGGCATAA